The proteins below come from a single Diadema setosum chromosome 21, eeDiaSeto1, whole genome shotgun sequence genomic window:
- the LOC140244598 gene encoding uncharacterized protein yields the protein MEEGTHERMLLGMCRLCGKRKTRTLHDKHSLSKLIQDAVSVNVAEDDCRHPPSVCDSCKSKLRRWRFFKNKKVKKEVNIDLFDFQQHGRDCFICLNAENVENHSWKVFMRDFAEENGYYVKEGRNGRTIIVRIDDDGNTSVCIIVEKSGQWTVKVHGREVCSDVFPDIPPSFQSGEAFEQFLLTLNSLNICPGNPEYVVPSHLVVNHPVYLHYSSSATTIRHNNCPLLTKESPRCFRCRIHRSSIAKVLRCLQADCSVSPNSAYSCMSQQRLSENLQTSEAMACKDAKLKAEIAKMFEEESRPLSMEEHTSFSTVFTQATQEVQHQFEEGTRTRILWDQQLTSIQNHPNATRWHPAILRLCIALQAQSPSSHELFRKSGLLALPHQQTLKQYTNFTMDKSGFKLDNLRRIISDIGLRKQEDHKRNVVLSFGEMKVSEGLVYSRSSESIIGFTTLGSLSEEFDRYARICEGEKQDSPGHVLALMIRAISDSYKATIAHFETSGSTRNQLACIVNSAIEVLELSGFHVRALVSDGAPRNHKFYNMMRKNTTDVSFTNRFSGRPIYLLTDAPHLLKACRNDLENSGYHRNNRHMMFRGLHVSWKHIIDVYHWDLQQCTFLRTLYHITEEHIHLTPSHRVDVKLAAQVLSVTMANALKSQGCPETESTALFIRYINTFFDCMNVSQVNSGKRRQNAALRPYTDVSDWRFTWLEEDFLSFLEEWETENQLNWVNDDDIDKFCLSKPTLKGLMSTVKAFVQLMRELLSEPGVGCILSEKFSIDPLEDFSEQRENGDRDDGDRPYGDGHDDPTVSQFGCNPNTLKVEEEYAVESSEQCNITQSGSSPSTSHDSTPPPRKRLCKEEAPSP from the exons ATGGAAGAGGGGACCCATGAAAGGATGCTGCTGGGCATGTGCCGCCTCTGTGGAAAGAGGAAAACAAGGACGCTTCATGACAAACACAGCCTTTCAAAACTCATTCAAGATGCTGTGTCCGTAAACGTTGCAGAAGATGACTGTCGACACCCGCCCTCAGTATGTGACAGCTGCAAATCGAAATTGAGACGGTGGAggttctttaaaaacaaaaaagtaaagaagGAAGTAAACATAGACCTCTTTGATTTTCAGCAGCATGGACGAGATTGCTTCATTTGTCTCAATGCAGAAAACGTTGAAAATCACTCATGGAAGGTCTTCATGAGAGATTTTGCGGAGGAAAACGGTTACTACGTGAAAGAGGGACGCAATGGGAGGACAATCATTGTGCGGATCGATGATGATGGGAACACGTCAGTGTGTATTATTGTtgagaaaagtggtcagtggaCAGTAAAAGTGCATGGGAGAGAAGTTTGCAGTGATGTTTTTCCTGATATTCCTCCGTCTTTCCAGAGCGGGGAGGCATTCGAGCAATTTCTTCTCACCCTCAATTCCCTCAACATATGTCCGGGTAACCCGGAATATGTCGTACCTTCCCATCTGGTGGTAAATCATCCGGTATACCTGCACTACTCCTCCTCTGCAACCACCATCAGGCACAATAACTGCCCCCTTCTCACCAAGGAATCTCCAAGGTGCTTCAGATGCCGGATACATCGATCAAGCATAGCAAAGGTGCTGCGCTGCCTACAAGCGGACTGCTCTGTGTCTCCAAATTCTGCTTACAGCTGCATGTCCCAGCAGAGGCTTTCAGAAAACCTTCAAACATCAGAGGCCATGGCATGCAAAGATGCAAAATTGAAGGCTGAGATTGCCAAAATGTTTGAAGAGGAATCTCGACCTTTAAGCATGGAGGAGCATACATCATTTTCCACTGTATTCACACAAGCGACACAGGAAGTCCAGCACCAGTTTGAAGAAGGAACAAGAACGAGGATTCTTTGGGACCAACAACTGACGTCTATTCAGAATCATCCGAATGCCACAAGATGGCATCCGGCTATTCTGCGATTATGCATCGCCCTACAAGCCCAGTCTCCTTCATCTCATGAACTGTTCAGAAAATCTGGTTTGCTCGCACTTCctcaccaacaaacactcaagcAATATACCAACTTCACTATGGATAAATCTGGCTTCAAACTGGACAATCTACGACGCATCATCTCTGACATTGGTCTCCGTAAACAGGAAGATCACAAGAGAAATGTTGTCTTGTCGTTTGGTGAGATGAAAGTCAGCGAGGGACTTGTGTATTCACGCTCCTCTGAAAGCATCATTGGCTTCACTACCTTGGGCAGTTTGTCGGAAGAGTTTGACCGTTACGCCAGGATATGCGAGGGAGAGAAACAAGACAGTCCAGGCCATGTCCTTGCTCTGATGATCAGGGCTATTTCTGACTCGTACAAAGCAACAATAGCACATTTTGAAACATCTGGTAGCACCCGTAATCAACTCGCCTGCATAGTGAATAGCGCCATTGAGGTTCTTGAACTCTCGGGTTTCCATGTACGGGCCCTTGTTTCGGATGGGGCACCTCGgaatcacaaattttacaacaTGATGAGGAAAAACACTACAGATGTATCATTTACCAATCGTTTCAGTGGACGCCCAATCTACCTGCTTACTGATGCACCTCACCTGCTGAAAGCTTGCAGAAACGATCTGGAAAATTCTGGGTACCACAGGAACAATCGGCATATGATG TTCAGAGGATTACATGTCTCCTGGAAGCACATAATTGATGTGTACCACTGGGACCTTCAGCAGTGCACTTTCTTGAGGACACTGTATCATATCACTGAGGAACACATACATCTTACTCCAAGTCATCGAGTGGATGTCAAATTAGCTGCTCAG GTTTTGAGTGTCACAATGGCGAATGCCTTGAAGAGCCAAGGTTGCCCTGAGACGGAAAGCACTGCGCTGTTCATCAGATACATCAACACCTTCTTCGACTGCATGAATGTGTCGCAGGTCAACAGCGGGAAGCGGCGCCAGAACGCCGCGCTTCGTCCATACACAGATGTATCAGACTGGAGATTTACG TGGCTGGAGGAGGATTTCCTGTCATTCTTGGAAGAATGGGAGACAGAGAACCAGTTGAATTGGGTCAATGATGACGACATAgacaaattttgtttgagcaagcCAACGCTTAAAGGGCTGATGTCCACAG TCAAGGCATTTGTTCAGCTGATGAGAGAACTTCTTTCGGAGCCTGGTGTCGGATGCATACTCAGCGAGAAGTTTTCTATAGATCCCCTGGAGGACTTCTCCGAGCAAAGAGAGAATGGTGACAGAGATGATGGTGACAGACCCTATGGTGACGGACACGATGACCCGACTGTGAGTCAGTTTGGGTGTAATCCCAACACACTCAAGGTTGAGGAGGAGTATGCCGTTGAGTCATCCGAACAATGTAACATCACGCAGTCAGGGTCATCTCCGTCCACTTCACACGACTCTACACCACCACCAAGAAAACGCCTCTGCAAAGAAGAGGCGCCGAGTCCCTAG
- the LOC140244926 gene encoding glutathione reductase, mitochondrial-like, giving the protein MLVRLRQLQRSLRQFSTATMAAQEVKTYDYLVLGGGSGGIASARRATEFGVTAAVIEYKRLGGTCVNVGCVPKKVMFNTAMHMEMIHDHKDYGFDVDFKGFDWGVIKTKRDAYVKRLNGIYEANLGKAKVDYINGFGKFTPDGCVEVNGQKFKGRHTMIAVGGEPTFPDVPGAEHGISSDGFFELENLPKKTAVVGAGYIAVEMAGILKELGSDVSLFIRRDQALRNFDSMISASVTESIEEQGINLVKKSSPVSVVKEADGTLTYNTTAGTFSGFDCLLWAVGRHALTKNLGLEHVGVKTDAKGDIIVDEFQNTTTPNIYALGDVCGKALLTPVAIAAGRRLAHRLFNNQTDLKLDYSNIPTVVFSHPPIGTVGLTEAEAIAKFGADNIKVYKSTFRNLYFAMTEREQKTRMKLVCAGPEEKVVGLHMQGLACDEMLQGFSVAVKMGATKAQFDDTVAIHPTSSEELVTMR; this is encoded by the exons ATGTTAGTACGGTTGCGACAGCTCCAACGGAGTCTCCGCCAGTTCTCCACGGCTACGATGGCTGCTCAAGAGGTGAAGACATACGACTACCTGGTCCTCGGGGGAGGTTCCGGCGGTATCGCCAGTGCCAGGCGTGCAACTGAGTTCGGGGTTACGGCTGCTGTGATTGAGTACAAGCGACTCGGAGGGACATGT GTCAATGTGGGGTGCGTTCCCAAGAAGGTCATGTTCAATACAGCCATGCACATGGAGATGATCCATGACCACAAGGACTACGGCTTTGACGTCGACTTCAAAGGGTTTGACTGGGG TGTTATCAAGACCAAACGTGATGCGTATGTCAAACGCCTGAATGGTATCTATGAGGCAAATCTTGGTAAGGCCAAAGTGGATTACATCAATGGCTTTGGCAAGTTTACCCCCGATGGCTGTGTGGAGGTTAATGGCCAAAAGTTCAAAGGTCGACACACCATGATTGCCGTTGGTGGAGAACCTACCTTTCCAGATGTGCCAG GTGCAGAACATGGTATCAGTAGTGATGGTTTCTTTGAACTCGAAAATCTTCCCAA gaagACTGCTGTGGTAGGAGCAGGCTACATCGCCGTGGAGATGGCAGGCATCCTGAAGGAGCTTGGTAGCGATGTCTCTCTGTTCATCAGAAGAGACCAG GCTCTGCGTAACTTTGACTCCATGATAAGTGCCAGTGTAACAGAAAGCATTGAGGAGCAAGGGATCAACCTGGTGAAAAAAAGTTCA CCGGTATCCGTGGTGAAGGAAGCCGATGGAACGCTGACCTACAACACGACGGCTGGGACTTTCTCTGGCTTTGACTGTTTGCTCTGGGCTGTAGGGAGGCATGCACTCACCAAGAATCTGGGTCTGGAACATGTG GGTGTTAAAACAGACGCCAAAGGAGACATCATTGTGGATGAATTCCAGAATACGACCACTCCAAACATATATGCCTTGGGTGATGTGTGTGGGAAGGCCCTTCTTACACCAG TTGCCATAGCAGCAGGCCGAAGGTTAGCTCACCGGCTGTTTAATAACCAGACAGACTTGAAGCTAGACTACTCCAACATTCCCACCGTCGTGTTCTCGCATCCTCCCATTGGCACTGTTGGCTTGACAGAAG CGGAGGCCATTGCAAAGTTTGGAGCAGATAATATCAAGGTGTACAAGTCAACCTTTCGAAACCTGTACTTTGCCATGACGGAAAGGGAGCAGAAAACGAGGATGAAACTTGTCTGTGCAGGACCAGAGGAGAAG GTTGTGGGTCTCCACATGCAGGGACTGGCGTGTGATGAGATGCTCCAGGGATTCTCCGTAGCCGTCAAGATGGGGGCCACCAAGGCACAGTTTGACGACACCGTCGCAATCCACCCAACCTCGTCTGAAGAACTTGTAACAATGCGCTAA